Proteins encoded together in one Candidatus Eremiobacterota bacterium window:
- a CDS encoding PEGA domain-containing protein, with amino-acid sequence MERIAIEVLGQQVKILELKEVFEGGCLVNLAVVALEDGNEIDVEVQSEAPWLSVTPPRFSVSPPVPAMVTIRVEPSGEKPGDMETLLHFRYRGANEAGDLPLEVRAHYRPSPEKGALEDSLEEKLQKLQRVKAGLEPSGAQAASHNICTECGAPVPDKRPYCSACRKKRVKSRDSRGESPRGVRRYALLGASLLILAAALILAGFVKGYRPARPEAEAPAATGALSITTDPPGASVIFLDGQYPMARTPLEIPSLPAGSYKVHFVLEHCGGADALYSLTVVPGRETSYMFHLERQGEMLVKSIPPGAPVMVDGKDTGMVTPALLEKVKEGRHEVGVADFSSAGGGRIFPVEVNWGERATLYVLGDSRSAALQLDGEAGSKVFLDGRLRGTLPLAVITVSPGIHTIEVRAKNCVPWKQRLSFSAGEVAELAIKPVREAILSFKSDEGTALFFNGLYKGELPQKVRVVPGKKIAVTVASHDGREWRREITPLEGEFRQEQVRLPSPPPRPPSPPRPQSASLSAGFSRAGSSRAFISPDFYQFPLGERFPGKQWKVLETLYEDIDNDGALEMVVALKHMLRKGKDGYPIHLFAVKNDGGSYRVIALKDPLKEGIGEGELLGISTIRIDDFGYRELVYVCGNSRRVTSQGSFVIHKGRIDAPQWVKKNL; translated from the coding sequence ATGGAGCGGATAGCCATAGAGGTTCTGGGGCAGCAGGTAAAAATCCTTGAATTAAAAGAGGTTTTTGAAGGTGGCTGCCTGGTGAACCTCGCCGTGGTGGCACTCGAAGACGGCAATGAGATTGACGTGGAGGTGCAAAGCGAAGCCCCCTGGCTCTCCGTCACGCCCCCCCGTTTTTCCGTTTCGCCCCCTGTTCCCGCCATGGTCACCATCAGGGTCGAGCCATCGGGGGAGAAGCCCGGTGACATGGAGACTCTGCTTCATTTTCGCTATCGCGGAGCCAATGAAGCAGGAGACCTTCCTCTCGAGGTAAGGGCTCATTACCGCCCTTCTCCTGAGAAGGGAGCCCTTGAGGATTCCCTGGAGGAGAAGCTCCAGAAGCTTCAAAGAGTGAAGGCGGGCCTTGAGCCTTCCGGTGCCCAGGCAGCTTCCCATAATATATGCACGGAATGCGGCGCTCCCGTCCCTGATAAGAGGCCCTACTGCAGCGCATGCCGCAAAAAGAGAGTCAAGTCCCGGGATTCCCGGGGGGAATCCCCCCGCGGAGTGAGGAGGTATGCCCTTCTCGGTGCCTCCCTTCTGATTCTTGCGGCAGCCCTCATACTGGCGGGGTTTGTAAAAGGCTACAGGCCCGCAAGGCCGGAAGCTGAGGCTCCTGCTGCCACGGGAGCCCTTTCCATCACCACCGACCCGCCGGGAGCATCTGTTATTTTTCTTGACGGCCAGTATCCTATGGCCAGGACGCCCCTCGAAATCCCCTCCCTTCCCGCAGGCTCATATAAGGTGCATTTTGTCCTGGAGCACTGCGGCGGCGCTGATGCCCTTTATTCACTTACCGTAGTGCCCGGCAGAGAGACCTCTTACATGTTTCACCTGGAGAGGCAGGGCGAGATGCTTGTGAAATCAATTCCCCCCGGTGCCCCTGTCATGGTCGATGGGAAGGATACGGGAATGGTGACGCCTGCACTGCTGGAGAAAGTAAAGGAGGGGCGGCATGAAGTAGGGGTGGCGGATTTTTCAAGCGCCGGAGGGGGCAGAATCTTCCCCGTAGAGGTGAACTGGGGAGAAAGGGCCACTCTTTATGTGCTTGGCGACTCAAGGTCGGCTGCATTGCAGCTCGACGGTGAGGCCGGCTCAAAGGTCTTTCTGGATGGCAGGCTGAGGGGGACCCTCCCTCTTGCGGTTATAACCGTTTCGCCGGGCATTCATACCATAGAGGTTCGTGCAAAAAACTGCGTGCCCTGGAAGCAGCGGCTTTCCTTCTCTGCCGGAGAAGTGGCTGAGCTTGCCATCAAGCCTGTAAGGGAGGCGATTCTCTCCTTCAAGTCCGATGAAGGCACGGCGCTTTTTTTCAATGGCCTTTACAAGGGAGAGCTTCCTCAAAAGGTCCGTGTGGTACCCGGGAAGAAAATCGCCGTGACAGTCGCATCCCATGACGGGAGGGAGTGGAGAAGGGAGATTACCCCCCTGGAAGGTGAGTTCCGCCAGGAGCAGGTGAGACTGCCCTCACCCCCGCCCCGTCCTCCTTCCCCTCCCCGGCCCCAGAGTGCTTCATTGAGCGCCGGCTTCTCCCGTGCCGGCTCTTCGAGGGCCTTTATCAGTCCCGATTTTTATCAGTTTCCCCTTGGTGAGAGGTTCCCCGGGAAGCAATGGAAGGTCCTGGAGACCCTTTATGAAGACATTGATAATGACGGCGCCCTGGAGATGGTGGTGGCTCTCAAGCATATGCTGCGGAAAGGAAAGGATGGCTATCCTATTCATCTTTTCGCGGTAAAGAACGATGGAGGCTCATACCGGGTCATTGCCCTCAAGGATCCCCTCAAGGAAGGTATAGGAGAGGGGGAGCTTCTGGGCATCTCAACCATAAGAATCGATGATTTCGGCTACCGGGAGCTCGTCTATGTCTGCGGAAACAGCAGGAGGGTGACCTCCCAGGGCTCGTTTGTGATACATAAAGGGAGAATAGATGCCCCTCAGTGGGTGAAGAAGAACCTGTGA